A genomic segment from Methanoplanus limicola DSM 2279 encodes:
- the pglX gene encoding BREX-1 system adenine-specific DNA-methyltransferase PglX — protein MDKAKVLAFSGTLRNSLLEETKKRAAHFGIFPGETLEVEREFEDSVIIGGKIFSVKIKKQREVLVREIRQKGYMQVIEEITYIWFNRFVAIRFMEANGYMPVRVFSSKDEGRNEPEILTKALNLKFLHLDRDYVLDLKSEGEDEELYRYLIMRLCNYLHITMPFMFENIEDYSELLFPERLLHTDSLLGCLNDIISEDDWREAEIIGWIYQDYIADKKDELMKAKKAYAPNQIPAVTQLFTPKWIVQYLVENSLGRLWMLNRPDSGLCEEMEYYIIPEEKEKDFLRIFSPEEIKVCDPACGSGHMLVYAFDLLCSIYEEEGYSESEIPEIILKNNLYGIEIDGRAGSLAAFALVMKARKRNKKFFDSPVQPNICVLENIEFDDEELKDYMASVGNNLFSTGLKETLLQFKETDNFGSLIRPAATGTDPSETLRMLKEKNLSSSLTLFATHKKVKRALEQADYLSRKYHVVVANPPYMGNKGMNSDLKKFAKDNYPESKSDLFAMFIERNLDLSVKKGLIAMITMQSWMFLSSYEKLRDRILDNETILTMAHLGPRAFDSIGGEVVSTTAFVIENNHKPDYKGAYIRLVDGRNEDEKKRSLREAVVQSGKII, from the coding sequence ATGGATAAAGCTAAGGTACTGGCATTTTCCGGAACACTCCGGAATAGTCTTTTAGAGGAGACTAAGAAGCGTGCCGCCCATTTTGGCATTTTTCCGGGTGAGACGTTAGAGGTTGAGAGGGAGTTTGAGGATTCGGTTATAATCGGCGGGAAGATCTTCAGTGTAAAGATTAAAAAGCAGAGGGAAGTTTTAGTCAGGGAGATCAGGCAGAAGGGCTATATGCAGGTTATTGAGGAGATCACTTATATCTGGTTTAACCGTTTTGTTGCCATCCGGTTTATGGAGGCGAACGGGTATATGCCTGTCAGGGTTTTTTCTTCAAAGGATGAGGGGAGGAATGAACCGGAAATTTTAACGAAGGCCCTCAATCTTAAATTTCTGCACCTTGACCGGGATTATGTGCTGGATCTGAAGTCTGAAGGTGAGGATGAGGAGTTATACAGGTATCTGATAATGAGGCTGTGTAATTACCTGCATATTACAATGCCCTTTATGTTTGAGAATATTGAGGATTATTCTGAGCTTCTGTTTCCTGAAAGGCTGCTTCATACCGATTCCCTGCTTGGCTGCCTGAATGATATCATCAGTGAGGATGACTGGAGGGAGGCTGAGATCATCGGCTGGATTTATCAGGATTATATTGCTGATAAGAAGGATGAGCTGATGAAGGCGAAGAAGGCTTATGCACCGAATCAGATTCCGGCTGTGACACAGCTTTTTACTCCGAAGTGGATTGTGCAGTACCTGGTTGAGAATTCGCTTGGCCGCCTCTGGATGCTTAACCGTCCGGATTCAGGGCTTTGTGAAGAGATGGAGTATTATATTATTCCGGAGGAGAAGGAGAAGGATTTTCTCCGGATCTTTTCTCCGGAGGAGATTAAGGTCTGTGATCCGGCCTGTGGTTCGGGGCATATGCTGGTGTATGCCTTTGATCTTCTCTGCTCCATATATGAGGAGGAGGGTTACTCAGAGTCTGAAATTCCGGAGATTATCCTGAAGAATAATCTCTATGGCATTGAGATTGACGGGCGTGCAGGTTCTCTTGCGGCTTTTGCCCTGGTTATGAAGGCAAGGAAGAGGAATAAGAAGTTCTTTGACAGCCCGGTTCAGCCAAATATCTGTGTCCTTGAAAATATTGAGTTTGATGATGAAGAGCTTAAAGATTATATGGCTTCAGTGGGAAACAATCTCTTCTCCACCGGACTAAAAGAGACTCTTCTTCAGTTTAAGGAGACTGACAATTTCGGATCACTCATCCGCCCGGCTGCAACGGGAACAGATCCCTCTGAAACACTCCGGATGCTTAAGGAGAAGAATCTCTCATCCTCTCTTACTCTGTTTGCCACCCATAAAAAGGTCAAAAGAGCACTTGAGCAGGCTGATTATCTGAGCCGGAAGTATCATGTGGTTGTTGCCAATCCGCCATATATGGGCAATAAGGGCATGAATAGCGACCTAAAAAAGTTTGCAAAGGACAATTATCCGGAGAGCAAATCAGATCTCTTTGCCATGTTTATTGAACGGAATCTTGATCTCTCCGTGAAGAAAGGGCTTATTGCTATGATTACCATGCAGAGCTGGATGTTTTTATCGTCATATGAAAAACTGCGGGACAGAATTTTAGACAATGAAACTATCCTTACTATGGCGCATCTCGGTCCGAGAGCTTTTGACAGTATTGGCGGAGAAGTAGTTTCAACAACTGCATTTGTCATTGAGAATAATCATAAGCCGGATTATAAAGGTGCATACATACGGCTTGTTGATGGCAGAAATGAAGACGAGAAAAAAAGATCTCTTCGTGAGGCAGTTGTTCAGTCCGGGAAAATAATTTAG
- the brxC gene encoding BREX system P-loop protein BrxC: MDTKIEDLFYNDIKREINGVIKVDQDDEENVYTELNEYVVTKESLKHIDTFFDRFLKSVTTPTDKIGTWISGDFGSGKSHFLKTLSYLLENKTVRGKSAPEFFEDKISDPEILNTIDKAVNSGTKDVILFNIDSKSGETSERIVDIMMRVFNEKRGYFGDVFWIAELEEDLDKKGLFGNFKEEILKINGNCWEEIRKSYAFEQDDIIEALTNCGFQSREACERMFESDGQNYRITPESFAKDIERYCKSKGRDHKIIFLIDEIGQYIGDDSQLMLNLQSVAEEFGTILKGRAWIIVTSQVNIEATIKRVKDNDKKQDFSKIQARFDTRLSLSSANVDEVIKKRILKKKAGDEEMLSLYYEEKKIILKNLISFSQGSAEMKNYRQAEDFISVYPFVPYQFSVLQKVFEKIRTTGFTGKHLAKGERSMLNAYKESAEKYGSNSVGTLIPFYSFYDTIESFLDPIIIKTVRQADENDNLEEFDCRIIKTLFMIRHVKELQPNLDNIVVLSLTDIDEDKLELREKVAQSLNRLERETLISKSGDTFHFLTNEEQEISREIKDVHIEERKITNEIYEEIFSSGNICPKAIGDYKFSRTVDDIVKNISGADLTVKFLTPLSDEISRGSGQHTLDGSNLSNIDSKDTLLFVFPEDSRFISHIESYLQIQKYLKQSSSTRDDEQIQEILFAKRREAERLKELSLTGISDGVRESRIFIDGREVTTIESKNPKEMIKEGYEKLVENVYSKSDYVTRNFESENEILSLLRSDDLERYGAGRSDTNKLALEEVLNYIAVKYEKKNSVLLSELKEYFMKKPYGWSSMTVSGLLAVLFMSEDIKLRHQKRYLASDTAEMTKYLARKEYSDKVILEIRKKTGAETVSNVKSVLMDVFDKAVVSDKENDLFESAKEIFDEQRGLLSQIMGKYSVEERYPGRKAIEDYNNLLSSLSGVSDPQTFLRKVSDEMGEIEELHSRAGPVIRFFEGKQSEIFGRILGKYENYRRNEQFLDEDARRSLSETERILSLDEPYPEIKRLSGLEARIESSLAESVENLKEEFREELESYKSKLNGEFTYEDYPDRGSNPVNDAFSYSQNKVEGSDDCSLIKLETGRLAELYKKAFRETEEKRKSLKSVQEDFTYESEKRDVEIINKTSVFRTEKIIETEGDLEDYLSAVRSKLKEILKKNSIQVI; this comes from the coding sequence ATGGATACAAAAATAGAGGATTTATTCTATAACGATATTAAAAGGGAGATTAACGGAGTAATCAAGGTTGATCAGGATGATGAAGAGAATGTATATACTGAACTTAATGAGTATGTTGTAACAAAGGAGTCACTAAAACATATTGACACCTTTTTTGATAGATTTTTAAAGTCAGTCACAACTCCGACTGACAAAATCGGGACATGGATCTCCGGAGATTTTGGTTCAGGAAAATCCCATTTTCTGAAGACATTATCTTACCTGCTTGAAAATAAGACAGTCCGAGGTAAAAGCGCACCTGAATTCTTTGAAGATAAAATTTCTGACCCGGAGATACTGAATACAATTGATAAAGCTGTAAATTCCGGAACAAAAGATGTAATATTATTCAATATTGATTCAAAATCCGGGGAGACCTCTGAGAGAATTGTTGACATTATGATGAGAGTCTTCAATGAAAAGAGGGGTTATTTCGGAGATGTATTCTGGATTGCGGAACTTGAGGAAGATCTCGACAAAAAAGGCCTTTTTGGTAACTTTAAAGAGGAAATTCTGAAAATTAACGGGAATTGCTGGGAAGAGATACGGAAAAGTTACGCCTTTGAACAGGACGATATTATTGAGGCACTCACAAACTGCGGTTTTCAGAGCAGGGAAGCCTGTGAGAGAATGTTTGAATCTGACGGGCAGAATTACAGGATTACTCCGGAATCTTTTGCAAAGGATATTGAGAGATACTGTAAATCAAAAGGAAGAGATCATAAGATAATATTTCTCATTGATGAAATCGGGCAGTATATCGGAGATGACAGCCAGCTTATGCTCAATCTTCAGTCCGTTGCTGAGGAATTCGGAACAATATTAAAAGGGCGTGCCTGGATAATTGTCACATCCCAGGTAAATATTGAAGCCACTATTAAAAGAGTAAAGGATAATGACAAAAAGCAGGACTTTTCAAAAATTCAGGCCCGTTTTGATACCCGGCTCAGCCTGTCCAGTGCAAATGTCGATGAAGTGATTAAGAAGAGGATTCTGAAGAAGAAGGCCGGAGATGAGGAGATGCTCTCCCTGTATTATGAAGAGAAGAAGATAATCCTGAAAAACCTGATCTCCTTCTCGCAGGGCAGTGCTGAGATGAAAAATTACAGGCAGGCAGAAGACTTCATTTCAGTGTACCCGTTTGTCCCCTACCAGTTCAGCGTCCTGCAGAAGGTATTTGAAAAGATACGCACCACCGGTTTTACCGGCAAGCATCTTGCAAAGGGCGAGCGCTCAATGCTCAACGCATACAAAGAATCGGCTGAGAAATACGGCAGCAATTCTGTCGGAACGCTGATTCCTTTTTATTCATTCTATGATACCATAGAGAGTTTTCTTGATCCGATTATTATAAAAACGGTCAGGCAGGCGGATGAGAACGATAATCTTGAGGAGTTTGACTGCCGGATAATCAAGACCCTCTTTATGATCCGGCATGTTAAGGAATTGCAGCCGAATCTGGACAATATAGTGGTGCTCTCACTCACAGATATTGATGAGGATAAATTAGAGCTGAGGGAGAAGGTTGCGCAGTCCCTCAACCGGCTTGAAAGAGAGACCCTGATAAGCAAATCCGGGGATACTTTCCATTTTCTGACAAATGAAGAGCAGGAGATAAGCCGTGAGATAAAGGATGTGCATATTGAGGAACGCAAGATTACCAATGAGATTTATGAAGAGATTTTCAGTTCCGGAAATATATGCCCAAAAGCCATTGGCGATTATAAATTCAGCAGGACTGTGGACGATATTGTCAAAAATATTTCCGGGGCTGATCTGACTGTTAAATTCTTAACTCCGCTCTCTGATGAAATTTCAAGGGGCAGCGGACAGCATACGCTTGACGGTTCAAATTTAAGCAATATTGATTCAAAGGATACTCTGCTCTTTGTTTTTCCGGAAGATAGCAGATTTATATCACATATTGAAAGTTACCTTCAGATTCAGAAATACTTAAAGCAGAGCAGCTCCACCAGGGATGACGAACAGATTCAGGAGATTCTCTTTGCAAAGAGGCGCGAGGCAGAGAGACTTAAAGAGCTGTCTCTTACCGGGATATCTGACGGTGTGAGAGAGTCACGAATCTTTATTGACGGCAGGGAAGTAACCACCATTGAATCCAAAAATCCTAAGGAGATGATTAAAGAGGGTTATGAGAAGCTTGTTGAGAATGTGTACAGCAAGTCGGATTATGTCACACGGAATTTTGAGTCTGAGAACGAAATCCTCAGTCTTCTCCGGTCTGATGACCTTGAGCGGTACGGTGCAGGGAGGTCAGATACAAATAAACTTGCCCTTGAAGAGGTGCTGAATTATATTGCCGTAAAGTATGAGAAGAAAAATTCTGTCCTTCTGAGTGAGTTGAAGGAATATTTCATGAAAAAGCCGTACGGCTGGAGCAGTATGACTGTCTCCGGACTTCTTGCAGTGCTTTTCATGAGTGAGGATATCAAACTGAGGCATCAGAAGAGATATCTCGCATCCGATACTGCGGAGATGACAAAATATCTTGCAAGAAAAGAGTACTCTGACAAAGTGATTCTGGAAATCCGGAAGAAGACCGGAGCTGAGACTGTCAGCAATGTTAAATCTGTTCTGATGGATGTCTTTGATAAAGCTGTGGTTTCGGATAAGGAAAATGATCTCTTTGAATCCGCAAAGGAGATCTTTGATGAGCAGAGGGGGCTGTTGTCACAGATAATGGGGAAATATTCTGTGGAAGAGAGATATCCGGGCAGAAAGGCGATTGAGGATTATAACAATCTGTTATCTTCACTTTCCGGGGTGTCTGATCCGCAGACCTTTCTGCGAAAAGTTTCTGATGAGATGGGTGAGATTGAGGAGCTGCATAGCAGAGCAGGGCCTGTCATCCGGTTTTTTGAGGGGAAGCAGTCAGAAATATTCGGGAGAATTCTTGGGAAGTATGAAAATTACCGGAGGAATGAGCAGTTTCTGGATGAGGATGCCAGAAGAAGCCTCTCAGAGACGGAGAGGATATTATCTCTCGATGAGCCTTATCCGGAGATAAAGAGGCTTTCAGGTCTTGAGGCCCGGATTGAATCATCGCTTGCTGAATCGGTTGAGAATCTGAAAGAGGAATTCAGGGAAGAGCTTGAATCCTATAAGAGTAAGCTGAACGGGGAGTTTACATATGAGGATTATCCGGACCGCGGCAGTAATCCGGTAAATGATGCCTTCTCTTATTCACAGAATAAGGTTGAGGGATCAGATGACTGCTCTCTGATTAAGCTTGAAACCGGAAGGCTTGCAGAACTGTATAAAAAGGCTTTCAGGGAGACTGAGGAGAAGAGGAAGAGTCTGAAATCTGTGCAGGAGGATTTCACATATGAGTCTGAGAAGAGAGATGTTGAGATCATTAATAAGACTTCAGTTTTCAGGACTGAGAAGATAATTGAGACTGAGGGTGACCTTGAAGATTATCTCTCTGCTGTCCGGAGTAAGTTAAAGGAAATTCTGAAGAAGAACAGCATTCAGGTGATCTGA